A genomic segment from Nicotiana sylvestris chromosome 1, ASM39365v2, whole genome shotgun sequence encodes:
- the LOC104214129 gene encoding uncharacterized protein, whose protein sequence is MPAFTAATVLSQFFTSDSVSTHHSCCFSANSSPLHVNFSLSSCLLKRGCLLSPRVSVSTGNAKIDGVDQQSLAPDEIKQDRKSADWKAAKTYRERGQIYEGKVEGFNGGGLLIRFYSLVGFLPFPQMSPYYSCKEPQKTIQEIARDLTGSVLSVKVIQADEDKRRLIFSEKDASWLKFSNQINVGDIFQARVGSVEDYGAFVHLRFPDGSYHLTGLVHVSEVSWDLVHDVRDILTEGDDVRVKIINIDREKSRITLSIKQLEEDPLLETLDKVIHKEASVDTNSLDSDGNFVIEPLPGLETIIEELMQEDGIYDVTITRQGFEKRVVSQDLQLWLSNAPASGDQFTLLARAGRQVQEIQLTTSLNQEGIKRALQRVLERVP, encoded by the exons ATGCCTGCTTTTACAGCAGCCACAGTTCTTTCACAGTTTTTTACTAGTGATTCTGTTTCCACTCATCATTCTTGTTGTTTTTCAGCTAATTCAAGTCCATTACATGTGAATTTTTCACTTAGTAGTTGTTTGCTCAAAAGGGGTTGTTTGTTAAGTCCTAGAGTTTCAGTTTCTACTGGTAATGCTAAGATTGATGGAGTTGATCAACAATCTTTGGCCCCTGATGAGATCAAACAAGATCGG AAGTCTGCTGATTGGAAAGCAGCAAAGACATACCGTGAGAGGGGACAGATATATGAGGGCAAGGTTGAAGGCTTCAATGGTGGTGGTTTGTTGATTCGATTTTATTCTCTTGTGGGTTTTCTACCCTTTCCGCAGATGAGCCCTTATTACTCTTGTAAAG AACCACAAAAGACCATTCAAGAGATAGCAAGAGACTTGACCGGTTCTGTCCTCTCCGTGAAG GTAATCCAAGCTGATGAGGACAAAAGAAGGTTGATATTCTCTGAAAAGGACGCTAGCTGGTTGAAGTTTTCTAATCAAATTAATGTAGGTGACATTTTCCAAGCGAGGGTCGGTTCAGTAGAGGATTATGGTGCTTTTGTTCATCTGCGCTTCCCAGATG GATCATATCACCTTACCGGGCTTGTCCACGTCTCGGAAGTTTCTTGGGATTTAGTTCATGATGTGAGAGACATCCTTACAGAAGGTGATGATGTGAGGGTCAAAATCATAAATATAGACAG AGAAAAATCTAGGATTACTTTGTCAATTAAACAGTTGGAGGAAGATCCATTGCTGGAAACTCTGGACAAAGTAATTCATAAG GAAGCATCCGTCGACACTAATTCCTTGGATTCAGATGGTAACTTTGTTATTGAGCCTCTTCCCGGGCTTGAAACAATAATTGAAGAACTAATGCAAGAAGATGG CATATATGATGTGACAATTACTCGACAAGGATTTGAGAAGCGAGTCGTTTCACAGGATTTACAGCTTTGGTTGTCGAAT GCACCAGCTTCTGGAGATCAGTTTACTCTACTTGCTCGGGCTGGAAGACAG GTGCAAGAAATACAACTGACAACATCACttaatcaagaaggaattaaaagGGCTTTGCAACGGGTCCTAGAACGTGTACCATGA